TACTGCCCGTGCTCCTGGCGTTCGTTTCGCTGGGAGCATTCGAGCTGGGCACCAGGGTAAGGGACAGAGTCCACGTCATAATGCCGTGGAAGGACCCCCTCACCCTCCTGTTCGCGCTCGTCGTACTGTCCCCGGCGATAGCCTACGCCGCGGGACACCAATTCATGGAACTGGACATCTGGTATGCCGCCTTCGCCATAGCGTTCCTCTCCTGTTATTCGCTGGCCTACATCCGCGGCGATCTGGGGTTGGTCTATGTGAACGTGCACACCATCATCAGCGAACGTTTCCCCGCCGGAGCTCAGGAGATCAAACCGGTTGTATGGTACGAGGACAGGGACGGGAGGATGTGCCTTCAGGAGCAGTCCTTCAAGGAGATCCTGAAGTCCGTGTTCCTCGGCATACGTTCCCCTCTCCGTCTCGACGTCAGGAGCATCCAGAGGGAGAGATACCTAAGCGTCCAGAAGGTCCTGTATCCCAGGGTCGAACTCAGTCCCATCGACGTCGTCGAGGAGAAGATCGAGGAGACCGTGGTCTACAGGTGGTTCTTCAAGTTCCGGGTACGTTCCTATTCATACACGCCAGCGCCCCCGTGCATCGACAGCACCCAGAGATGGCTGGCAACGGGATACAACTACGACTACATGGTCAAGGAGAACACCAGGAAGGACGCCGAGATCCTTGAGGCGAAGATAGGCGCACGCAGCCAGTTCATAGGCAAGAGCGGAGACCTTCTCACCGAAATGATCGCCGACAGGACCCCCGGTGCCGAGATATTCGCCAAGGTTGCCGAACGTCTCGCGCCTCAAGAAGGGATAGAGGCGGTCGGTACGGTCCGCAGGACCGTCCAGCCAGCTCCCAGAAAGAGGCCGAAACAGAAGGAGGGGGATGAATGAACGACGAATTCATCTTCCCCCAGACCGAGAACGGCCCCGTGACCTTGCAGGACGAGAACACTTCGGAAGCAATAATCTACGGTCCCGCCTACTCCTGGATAAAGAACGTCCAGTGGGTCTGGGACGAGATAGAGGAGTATCTTCGCAACAAAGCGGATTCGCTGGACAGCCAGATCATAGACAGGGAGTGGTCGTATTTCGTGATGGTGCACAACCCGTACCTGATCAACGCCCGTTCCCCGCCGGTGAACGAGGTGGAGCACCTGAAGGACCTCTTCACCCTCCGTTCCCTGACCAAATGCCTCGCCGCAATCGAGAAGGTCAGGGAGTACAGGAAGCAGAACATAGCCTGGGCCAGGATGAAAGGTATCGAGAATTACATCAAGGGAATGGAGGGACGCGGGGTGACCGAAGCGGAATGGACGGCTGCCACCGCCCAATACGACATGGAACCCATCACCTTTGACTATGTCCACGGCGAGGGTCCTGTAGGGTACGCGGAAGAGGACGTGGATTACGAACTGGCGATGCTGGATATCCTCGGTCCTGAGGAATATTCCGAGCTGAAGAACAGGGTCCTCGGAAAGGGTGAAGAACCGCCTGAAGAAGATGGTGAGGAACCGGAATCCGCCGACGTATCATACATCGACTCCCTCAAAGGCATTTTCGAAGATCCAATAGAATCCGCGAGGATGATGCTGGAGAGGTCGTCGGACGAGTGTTCCGCCGCAGCTGATTACTGGACCGGCATGAACGCTGACGGCAGGGCGATAATAGACGCCCTGATCCTGTACGCGGAGGGATGACATGGCCAACGCACGCTACCTTCCGAAGTACAAGAACACGATCTCCGACCTCAACCTGTGGCATTCGTTCCTTCTCAGGAGGATGACCGTAGGGGATTGCCGTGTGGAATACCTGCGTACCTTCGAGATCGTCCTGGATTCCAACTGCTCCTTCCCCCTGAAGGAGAACCCCAGGTACATCAGGCTGACCAAACGCTACCCTCTCCCCCCTCCGCCCCAGAAGTACGTCACCCCGGTGAAGTTCCAGGTCTACATGGAGCTCTACAACTATGTGATGAGGGACGCGGGCCTGCTGAACAGGGAAGCGGAGAACGACATCGGCGACTATGGGGATGATATGGTTGACTGAAGTCTGCACCAATCCGAAGACCGCGGAGTTCATCAAGTCCACCTTCAAACCCGGTGCGGTGATCGTATCCTACGGGATGAGGGGAGGAGGCAAGACGCATTCCGCGATATCCTTCTGCCAGAGGATGATGGAGGGCTACTATCCAGATATGCCCAGCCACATCATCCTGGTTACGAACGTCATCTTCGTGAAGAAGACCGCATCAGATATGGAACAGGAGGCCCCGCCGGGTGTTCACATGATCCACGAGATGAAGGAGCTGTTCCCCATCGTGACCGATGCCCTGGAGAGATACGGGAGGAAGGACACGATGGTGATCCTCCTTCTCGACGAGGCCCAGAACTTCCTTCTTGGGGACATGAACAGTCAGGGCGACATGGCAAGGGCGATGAAGGTGTTCTGCGGTATTATCCGCAAGTTCAACCTGTGTCTCTGGCTCATATCCCCCGCCATGAGGAACCTCGGCCCCGCGTTCAGGAATTTCCTCGATGCGGACAACGATCCCGGGAACGTCAACTGTACCATGCAGAAGGACAACGACGAGGCGAAGCGGTACATGAACCGCAAGAAACTGGAGAGGGATCCGCGTTCATTCGCGTTCGTGAGGCCCGGATATGCCGCGAGGAAACAGATCATGTCCGTTCCCACGTCCTCCTGGACCAGGGACCCCGAGTCCCTGCCGGTCGGAGGATACGCGTACGATCATCTGTCCAGCGCGGATTTCACGGTAGGGGATTTTCCCTTCCACGATTTCGTCAGATACATCTCTGGAAAGTCGAGCTTCGGCATGGCCAAGGCTATCAGGGAGTTCTACGACACGCTGCCGGAGGACGACGGTGTCCCTGTACCTGACAGGGAGAAGTCGGAGCACTTGCTGAAGATGGAGATCGCCAAGTCATTTCGTCGTGCAGGGGTACATATTCCTGTCATCGCCAAGGCCTTCGGTGTCCATGAGAATACGGTCAAGGCGTGGACGAAGGGATGGGACAGCGAGGTTTCGCAGGAGGCCCCCGAATCCGGGAAGTAAGATACATATATACACGGCCCGCGAGGGGGGTATGTGTCTGTCTGTCCGAATGTCTGGATAGTATCGGAGGGAGACACGCCCCTCCAAACCCTTTTCTCCCTTTTTCCCCGACCTCTCCCCTACCATTAAATCTCTGATAATCACATAATTCTCACGCAGAAACGACGGAAGATCCGATCCAGGATGTGAGCACACATGAGGAAAGGAAATACCGTCGGCGATGAGGTTCTCATCGCCACATACAACAGCAAGAACCGTACCGTAACGGACGGTCACCTCACCGAGATCTTCGCTGAGGTCGGCAGGAGATACGGATACGAAGACGTCAAGGCGGAGTTCACCGCCCTGAGAGACTTCAAGGTGAGATGGCAGCGCTCCTACAGCTGGGCCATCTTCACCGTCAGCGACTATCTGGACAGGGCACCCGATGCCGTCCTCGAGAACCTTGCGGATGTTCTGTTCTCGAAGATCACCGGCGGGGATGCCGAGTACGGTGATGTATTCCTGCAATACGTCACCGACAAGAAGCTCATGAAGGAGAACCGCAAGGACTTCCTCAAGAGGAGCAGGACCCTGTCCAAGCAGTCAATCGGGGAATACCATGACCTCAACGACTGCGTCAACCGTCTGAGGGATGAGAGACTGATCCCGGACGACATGGAGTGTGTCCTGTCCTGGGACACTTCGCCCACCAACAAGGCGGCGGGCTGTTCCCTTCTCCAGGGAGTGGTCTGGGTCAACAAGGCCCTCGACCAGAAGGGTGTTCCCGAACACGTCCTCGACTACAGCGTCTACAGCGAGATGTGTCACCTCATCATGGGATTCAACTCCCACGACGAGATCGGCTACCGCAGGCTCTGTTCGATGCACCCCATGGCCGCCGACGCCATCAACTGGCTGAACGAGCACGGGATGTACCTCTGACCATGTTCCGCAGAGGCCGCACACCGAAAGGCATACCCGTCGGAAAGGACGGATATGTTCCCAGAAGAGACATCGTCAGGAGATTCCAGGAGATCGGGGACTTCCGCGACTCCGAATCCGACGACAGCGTCATCCTTCCCGGAAAACTCACCCCCGAGCAGATCGCGGAATGGTGGGAGAATCCGTCGGTTTGCGACATCGAGGGCATCGACACCAAGGAGTCCGACATCTATTCCGTACCATTGTCCATCAGAGGAAAGAAGAGGAAGGCCCTGAAGCGGATCGCAGTACTTTCCGACAGGAAGGAGAGCGACCGCATCAAGAAGATCCTCGCCGATTCTTTCACGGCAGAGGAACTGGAGGAGATGGCCGAGGGACGCTCCCTCATGGTCACCGTCCAGCCCCATCTGAGGGACTGTACGGGATTCTATCTCCGCAGACAGGACGGCGTCCCCGTCCCCGAGATCGTTCTTGAAGAGGGTACGACCGCCGACGGCATAGTCCACGAAGCGGTTCACCACCTCCGGGCTAGGGAAGGGAGATCCGCGTTCCCCACCAGGAACGGCGTCCTCGACCAGGGATACAGGAGACTCCCCAAGAGCGAGAGGGACACCATCGTCGGGAGGGAGGAGAAGGAGACCGTTGCCGAAACCGTCGCCAGGACACGCATCGACCCCGTGGAATCAGGATACTACGACCGCATCCCCGGACAGTCATCCAGAGCGGCGTATCTCCACGACCAGGAGGTCATCAGCGGCTCCAAGGCCCTGAAGGGCAGGGCCGCCGTGAAAGCGGCGGAACGCAACTACGGGCGCACCTCCATCTCCAGAGCCATCCTCTCAGCCAACAGGAAGGGGAAGAGATGAGAAAACATCACGTCCCCGAGAACGACCCCAACGGACTTCTCAACGCCGTCAGGGAGTTCAATTCCCATCAGGGTCCGGCGAGGATCTTCTACAACAGGAACTCGCACACCTTCTTCACCCGTCTCTACCCGGACGGCGGGGACAGGTGGTTCGGCCCCATGATGGACGGGCTGGACGTGGCAGAGCTGTACCGCAAGACCTCCGACTTCTGTGACGTGAAGGTAACTCCGGAGGAGCTTCGCAGCATGGAGGCGGACATCGGACAGTACGCGGTGTGGTAACATGGTGACCGAGAGAGAACGCAGGAAGGACCGTATGGACATGGCATCCCTGGCGCTCGCCGCGGCGGGACTCGGGCTGTCAATAGTCGCCCTTCTGAACGAGAAAGGAGAGATCATAATGCCGAACAAGATCGACAGCAGCAAGTACTCCACGCGCAGGGACCTGAAGAAGGCCTACGCGCAGGAGATCAAGAGGACGGCGGTGTCCGAGATAGGTTACACGGGCACCGTCATCGTCCTCAACGAGAGAGGGGAACAGGTCCAGTACGGGCTGGTTCCCCTTGAGAACAGGAAGATGGTCGCCGAAGCTCCCAAGAGGAAATCCCCGGCAAAGACCCAGACCAAGAAATCGTGGGTCGCGATGGAGATCAATTCCCGTACCGGGAACGACAGGCAGGCGATTGTCTGTTCCTCGAAGGAACAGGCTAAAGCGAAAGCCGAGGCGATGAAGAGGGCGCACAGATCCGGCTCCAAACAGAGCAGGGACTGCGTGCAGGGCTACGCGCTGATGGACACTTCTCAGTCCATCGATGTGGCGGGCATGGTCTCCGGAAAGGGAGGCCAGTTCTACAGGGTGTGATACCGTGGAGTTTTTCAAACTGATGAAGAAGCAGAGTTCTATGAACAAGAAGGGCAACCAGGTTGCCTACGTGAGGCCCGGCGTGGACTACGTCGAGGCCCTGGGGAGCGGGACCGCGGGGAGGAAGAAGATCCCCACTGTTTGGGTCACCGCGAAGAACGGACAGAAGTGGGAGATCCCCGTGGACCCCAAGACCGGGAGGGTGCCCAACGAGTACCTTTTCGGCAGGTTCCTGGACATCAACAGGGGTTCCAGGAACGGGAGGGAGAGGAACATCCTCATCGACATAGGGAAGGAGGCGGACATGATCCACGAGATCCCCGACGGAGGATTCACCCCCCAGCAGCTCATCGAGACCGGTTGGTGGCAGGCCGTGAACGAGAGCGACATCGAGGGTATCGACGATACTGGAGCAAGAGCGTTCGCCAGGGAACTGGAGGATGCCGCGAAGTCCGCACAGGCCCAGGGTATGAAGATGGTCCTCCTGATGCCCGACGAATCACAGAAGAGGGTCAGGGACATCATCGCAAGGGACTTCAACGCCTCCGAGGTTAAGAAAGCGGTCAGGAACGGCGGTATCATCATCAAAGAGGGCAACCCCGGAAGGGGAGCCGCGGGATGCTACATCCCCATGCAGGAGACCTCGTCCTTGAAAACACCTGTGATCATCCTCGGCAAGAACTGGGACGAGGAGACCCTTGTCCACGAGTTCACACACCACCTGAGGCACGTGGACCAGACCAGGGGAGGACTCACCAGAACCCCGCTCAAGCTCAACGCCGGAGGGGAGAGGGTATCGTCCAGGGCATACGACAGGAAGGAGTACAACTCAGCCGTCAATCTGGAGGAGGCCGCGACAGTCGCAGAATCCCTTGTCAGGATCCAGGCGCCGTCCAAGGGGGCCAACGGTTACTACACCGCCACCAAGGTCCACGGGGACACCCCCATGGAGAGGTACACCCACGACAGGACCACCCTCGTTACCGACAAGCCCATGAGGGGAAGGAAAGCAGAGAAGCAGGTCACAGGCAAGTTCGAGGACACCTCGATCTCACACCTCGGTTATTACAGACCGGGAAGCAACGCCGCCAACTACTACAAGGAGAGGAAGGCAAAGGGCACCCTGCCCGTACCCGTCAAGCCCGTCAGGAAGACGAAGAAGACGGATGCCACCAAGGGCACCGTCGCCGGACCCGTCGGAGCCACCGCAGCCAAGAGTCCCAACAGGAGGATCAGCAGGGCGAAGAGGTAATCCCAAAACACATTCAGCCCTCCGTCCCTGACGGAGGTGCTGCAAACCTTTCAGTTCCTTATCTTTCTGAAGATGGTCTCAAACGCATCCGCGACCTGTTTCCCCATCGGAGTCAGCGAGTACCGGATCTCTCTGTAGCTCTCCGACGACACCGTCCTGGTTACGAGACCTTCCTTCTCCATCTTCGCCAGCACCTTCGTCGTGCTGTCGTACGACCGGACCACGTCCTTGATGTCCTTCTGGACGACGTACTCCTTCCCGCGGAGTAATCTCAAGATCGGGTCCGCGTACCTCATGTTGATGCTCTTCTCGGAGATGTCTCCGGGGATGATCGTGTTAGCCATGCTGACCAGCAGTGCGATCTCCGTCCCCTTCTCGGTGAGACTTATCCTTACCTGTTTGTGGACAGAGCTGACGATCTCCACATCAACTATCCCGTCCTTCTCCATAGAATCGATTCTCTGGCGGAGTGTCTGGGTGTGGTTCGTGATGTCCTGGAGATCCTTCATTATGAGGGGCCTGTCCGCTTCGTACAAAGCGAGGATCAGCGCGGCAGTGTTCCTGTCGCTCATCGACGTGAAAAAGTCCGTGTCCCTCATCGGCAGACAATGGAAACAAGTCCTTTTAATCCTATTCCTAAATGGTAATCGGGAACCGTTTCCGCAGCATCCCCGGACCCTTTTGCAAAGCCTAATGTATCATGAAGATATAGTCTGCAATAAAAGTATCACTAAATTAGTATGATACTGATATTTTGCCTAACATTGATATATTGTAACAATTAATCATTACACCTTAGTGATACTTATTTATACAGACGACCCGTATTCTTCCTTCGCGAATCGTTGGTGATACCATGAAACGTATAGCAGAGACCACATTCCCCGCGAAGTTCACCATCCGCGGGACGTTACGCTATGTGACCGTCCCCGTGGCGGTGGCCGAACGCATGGGGATCCGCGACGGCGACTACCTCGACGTCACGGTGAGATGGCCGAAGACGGAGGATTACGACATCGATGATCTTCTGGCCCCGGCACCAGAGAAAGAGGACAAACCCAAGAGAGGAAGAAAAGCAAAGACTGACGATGAATGAGATGGGAATAACGGCCCGCTCGACGACTGGAATCAACAAGCGGACCGAACCAAGGTTGTGAAACGATGGTTGCAGATACAATTAGTTCGGATTATTTAAAGGCCAATACCGAAAGCATTGGTCTTGATGTAGAAAGGTACATGAAGTACCTCCAATCCGAGGGCAAGACTCCCGGAGGGATGCAGAGGACGAGAACGAACCTCAACACGTTCTTCACCTACGCACCCACCACGGAACCCTCGGAACAGCAGTTCCTGACTGTTAAGGATGGTTTGGAAAAACACGGATATGTCTGGAAACTCGTCAACGAGATCCTCACGACGGCAGGGAAGATGTACAAGTTCCTGTGCAGAGTTAATCCCTGGGAGGACATAAGACCCAGACGTGACAACAGATGGCACAAAGTACCCGATGCACCCTACCCGTTCGGAGAGGATATGGATGCGTTCAGAAGGTTCCTCGAAGAGGAACCGATGAACGCATCTGTGAGGAGCAAACAGATCTATCAGGCGGAGAAGGCACTGAGGGTCCTGTGCTACGAGAAAGGGATTCAAACAGCCTATGACATAGACACGGACTGTTTCGAAATCCTCGGCAGATATCTCTCCAAGTCCTCGCTGGAGACCAGAAGATGCGTGATGTATTCCCTCGGCAGATTCGTCAAGTTCCGCACAGGGAAGGACGTCCTCCACAAATACCAGCTCCAGAGGGAACTGAAGAACGAATTCGAATCCACCCCTCAATGGGAGCACATGATGGATTGTGTGGAGAAGTATGTCGCTGACTGCAAGGAAAGGGGATTCACGGAGGTCTCCAGAAGTAACCTCCGCACCAACCTCGTCACCACCATCCGCAGGCTGTTCGGATACTTCGGCCCTCTCGAACCGGAAGAGGTCACGATGCACCACTTCCGTCAGTTCAAGAACCTCAGCACCGACCTCAAGGACAAGACCATCAAGCACGGCCTGGGGAGTCTCGGGAGAATGCTGGAATTCATCACGGGCACCAATCCCTCGAAGGATGCCAAGCTCGTCTGGACCAAACAGGGTATCGACCGCACCTGGGTGTTCAAGGAACAGTGGAAGGACATATTCGGTTCCGCGACCATGGCTGAGAAGGTCGCGCTGGTCCTCTGTGCGGGAATGGGTCTGAGGAGGAACGAAGTTGCCACTCTGAAACTCTCCGACATAGTCGGGGACAGGATGCTTATCCGCGGAAAGGGACACGGAGCGGGGAAGATCGTGGAGAAAGAGATTCCCAAGTCGGTCATGGCCGTGATACAGGCATACCTCCCCGAGAGGGACCTGCTGATAAGGAAGTTCGGCGACAGGTACAACGGTTCGCTGCTTATCCCGCCCTACTACTCCAACGGTCAGCGCACTCTCAACCTCTATGTCGGGAACCTCATATCGGAAGCATCCGCGAGGGTAGGGGTCAAGGCGACCTGCCACACATTCCGCAGGTTCTACTGCATGAACCTGCTCGATAACGGTTTCGAGCTCGACACGGTCCGCAGGATGATGCGCCATTCCTCGGTGGAGATCACTCTGGAAAGCTACGTCTACGCTGATCCGAGGAAGATGAAGACGGCTACAGCGTCGGTCGACGATGCCCTGTTCGGGTAACCGTCCGAACCGTTAAACTAATTATACCCCCAAACTCCATTACCTTGACGCTGACTGAGGTTAGCGTCAAGGGTTTTTCTTCGGAAACTCCCTGCATCGGCTCCCCTGTCCGGCAACGGATCGGGAGAAGGAAAATGAGATACGGTAAGGTAATCGCGGGCACTTTCATAGACAGACCGAACAGGTTCATAGCCAACGTCCGGATACAGGGCGAGAACAATGAGCCAGATTCGTACCCTGTCGTA
This is a stretch of genomic DNA from Thermoplasmatales archaeon BRNA1. It encodes these proteins:
- a CDS encoding Site-specific recombinase XerD, encoding MKYLQSEGKTPGGMQRTRTNLNTFFTYAPTTEPSEQQFLTVKDGLEKHGYVWKLVNEILTTAGKMYKFLCRVNPWEDIRPRRDNRWHKVPDAPYPFGEDMDAFRRFLEEEPMNASVRSKQIYQAEKALRVLCYEKGIQTAYDIDTDCFEILGRYLSKSSLETRRCVMYSLGRFVKFRTGKDVLHKYQLQRELKNEFESTPQWEHMMDCVEKYVADCKERGFTEVSRSNLRTNLVTTIRRLFGYFGPLEPEEVTMHHFRQFKNLSTDLKDKTIKHGLGSLGRMLEFITGTNPSKDAKLVWTKQGIDRTWVFKEQWKDIFGSATMAEKVALVLCAGMGLRRNEVATLKLSDIVGDRMLIRGKGHGAGKIVEKEIPKSVMAVIQAYLPERDLLIRKFGDRYNGSLLIPPYYSNGQRTLNLYVGNLISEASARVGVKATCHTFRRFYCMNLLDNGFELDTVRRMMRHSSVEITLESYVYADPRKMKTATASVDDALFG
- a CDS encoding MarR family gives rise to the protein MRDTDFFTSMSDRNTAALILALYEADRPLIMKDLQDITNHTQTLRQRIDSMEKDGIVDVEIVSSVHKQVRISLTEKGTEIALLVSMANTIIPGDISEKSINMRYADPILRLLRGKEYVVQKDIKDVVRSYDSTTKVLAKMEKEGLVTRTVSSESYREIRYSLTPMGKQVADAFETIFRKIRN